A single region of the Brachypodium distachyon strain Bd21 chromosome 3, Brachypodium_distachyon_v3.0, whole genome shotgun sequence genome encodes:
- the LOC100827591 gene encoding linoleate 9S-lipoxygenase 2, whose amino-acid sequence MQMPFCPKLWDRSPTPPENSIAIDGTVVVTNNFGLSAPGKSTTLRLFSGTQIDHQTRKGKLSGEAALRGGKKSKHGKTSTTTYHVTFVVDAEFGTPGAVVVKNGNRNDHFFLRHVQLELAADRSLHFECNSWVYPYKKSNSDRLFFINTSYLPAKTPEALVLLRDEELRSLRGNGRGERKDWERIYDYDCYNDLGNPDKPDHVRPVIGGTRTHPYPRRCRTGRPLSKTDEVTETRKHMINLDFYIPPDERFSPGKLAEVLTLAVQAVTHFVVPEVRTLVHGNDFRSMEQLRNDLYSKPAQPAVDGEVLEQLKSSVPSHKTYKKVAKAVKENPVKFPTPQVIQHDHEAWRTDEEFAREMLAGLNPVTIKRLQEFPPVSSGGKKSSITAAHIESQLEDVTIEMAMLQNRLYILDHHDYLIPYLRRINTLGVCIYASRTLLFLKGDGTLKPVVIELSLPSGTEGDGEISRIFLPAGHATADAHLWNLAKAHVSVNDSGYHQLISHWLFTHATVEPFIISTKRQLSAMHPIHKLLEPHLKGTMQINTLARSILLNAGGILERTLYPGKYAMEMSSDIYGHWRFTEQSLPNDLIKRGMATKDPGMPGGLSLHIEDYPYAVDGLEVWRAIEGWVRSYCAHFYHRDEEVAGDAELQAWWDDVRSVGHGDRQGDPACWLELHSVEHLADTLSTLIWIASALHAAVNFGQYGYAGFPPNRPTRCRRFVPLPGSAEMTQLQADPEKFFLQMVPDRFTATLGLALIEVLSIHTSDEVYLGQRETATWTDDGQVLQLLDRFREELRRVEKRVAERNKDPRLRNRMGPVKVPYTLLFPDVVAQEKGLTGKGIPNSVSI is encoded by the exons ATGCAAATGCCTTTCTGCCCGAAGCTGTGGGACCGGAGCCCGACCCCGCCCGAGAACAGCATCGCCATCGATGGCACCGTGGTCGTCACCAACAACTTCGGCTTGTCCGCGCCCGGCAAGTCCACCACACTGCGCCTCTTCAGCGGCACGCAGATTGATCACC AGACGAGGAAGGGGAAGCTGAgcggggaggcggcgctgaGGGGCGGCAAGAAGAGCAAGCACGGGAAGACGAGCACGACGACGTACCACGTGACGTTCGTGGTGGACGCCGAGTTCGGCACGCCGGGCGCCGTGGTCGTCAAGAACGGCAACCGTAATGaccacttcttcctccgccaCGTGCAGctggagctcgccgccgaccgcaGCCTCCACTTCGAGTGCAACTCCTGGGTCTACCCCTACAAGAAGTCCAACTCCGACCGCCTCTTCTTCATCAACACG AGTTATTTGCCGGCCAAGACGCCGGAGGCGCTGGTGCTGCTGAGGGACGAGGAGCTGAGGAGCCTGCGAGGGAACGGCAGGGGCGAGAGGAAGGACTGGGAGCGCATCTACGACTATGACTGCTACAACGACCTTGGCAACCCCGACAAACCGGACCACGTCCGGCCCGTCATCGGCGGCACTCGGACACACCCTTACCCGCGCCGATGCCGGACTGGCCGTCCTCTCAGCAAGACCG ATGAGGTGACGGAGACGCGGAAGCACATGATCAACCTGGACTTCTACATCCCGCCGGACGAGCGGTTCAGCCCGGGGAAGCTGGCGGAGGTGCTGACGCTGGCGGTGCAGGCGGTGACGCACTTCGTGGTGCCGGAGGTGAGGACGCTGGTCCATGGGAACGACTTCAGGTCCATGGAGCAGCTCAGGAACGACCTGTACAGCAAGCCCGCGCAGCCGGCCGTGGACGGCGAGGTCTTGGAGCAGCTCAAGTCCTCCGTGCCCTCACACAAGACCTACAAGAAGGTGGCCAAGGCCGTCAAGGAGAACCCCGTCAAGTTCCCCACCCCACAAGTCATCCAGC ATGACCATGAGGCGTGGAGGACCGATGAGGAATTCGCCAGGGAAATGCTTGCTGGGCTCAACCCTGTTACTATCAAGAGATTACAG GAGTTTCCACCGGTTAGCAGCGGAGGGAAGAAGAGCTCCATAACCGCCGCGCATATCGAGAGCCAGCTTGAAGATGTAACCATTGAAATG GCAATGCTTCAGAACAGGCTGTACATCCTGGATCACCATGACTACCTGATCCCGTACCTGAGGCGCATAAACACGCTGGGGGTGTGCATCTACGCGTCTCGCACGCTGCTGTTCCTCAAGGGCGACGGTACCCTGAAGCCGGTCGTGATCGAGCTGAGCCTGCCCAGCGGCACCGAGGGCGACGGCGAGATCAGCAGGATCTTCCTCCCTGCGGGCCATGCAACGGCCGACGCTCACCTGTGGAACCTCGCCAAGGCACATGTCTCCGTCAACGATTCAGGGTACCATCAGCTCATTAGTCACTG GCTGTTCACCCACGCGACGGTGGAGCCGTTCATCATCTCGACGAAGAGGCAGCTGAGCGCGATGCACCCAATCCACAAGCTCCTGGAGCCGCACCTGAAGGGCACGATGCAGATCAACACCTTGGCGAGGAGCATTCTCCTCAACGCCGGGGGTATCCTTGAGAGGACCTTGTACCCGGGAAAGTACGCCATGGAGATGTCCTCCGACATCTATGGCCACTGGAGGTTTACCGAGCAGTCCCTGCCAAATGATCTCATCAAGAG GGGGATGGCCACCAAGGACCCTGGGATGCCCGGTGGCCTGTCTCTGCACATCGAGGACTACCCATACGCCGTGGACGGCCTGGAGGTGTGGCGGGCCATCGAAGGGTGGGTGCGCAGCTACTGCGCGCACTTCTACCACCGCGACGAGGAGGTCGCCGGGGACGCGGAGCTGCAGGCGTGGTGGGACGACGTGCGCTCCGTGGGGCACGGCGACCGGCAGGGCGACCCGGCGTGCTGGCTGGAGCTGCATTCCGTCGAACACCTTGCGGACACGCTGTCGACGCTCATCTGGATCGCCTCCGCGCTGCACGCCGCCGTCAACTTCGGTCAGTACGGGTACGCGGGGTTCCCGCCGAACCGGCCCACCCGGTGCCGCCGGTTCGTGCCGCTCCCCGGGTCGGCGGAGATGACGCAGCTGCAGGCCGACCCGGAGAAGTTCTTCCTGCAGATGGTGCCCGACAGGTTCACGGCCACGCTGGGGCTGGCGCTCATCGAGGTGCTGTCGATCCACACCTCCGACGAGGTGTACCTCGGGCAGAGGGAGACGGCGACGTGGACGGACGACGGCCaggtgctgcagctgctggaccggttccgggaggagctccggcgggtGGAGAAGCGGGTGGCGGAGAGGAACAAGGACCCGCGGCTGAGGAACCGGATGGGTCCCGTCAAGGTGCCCTACACGCTGCTCTTCCCGGACGTCGTCGCCCAGGAGAAGGGGCTCACCGGGAAAGGGATCCCAAATAGCGTCTCCATATGA